The following are encoded in a window of Mycoplasma anserisalpingitidis genomic DNA:
- the atpH gene encoding ATP synthase F1 subunit delta, which produces MLQKSNPVGYAIAYYEIAKESNKIKEVHNQISTFKDILNLNKEMLTFLNNPEILNEEKFKFLDEVFADYDRDFINLIKVMIEKRNVNLLEKVLSHYLKMSNNELNIRFAKIISAMEISDKTLKLIKEKLEKFYNGVVEVKIEINPDLISGFEIHIGSQIISRNVSSDLINFKNFINEDKEV; this is translated from the coding sequence ATGCTGCAAAAATCTAATCCTGTCGGATATGCTATTGCGTACTATGAAATAGCAAAAGAAAGCAATAAAATTAAAGAAGTTCATAATCAAATAAGTACATTTAAAGACATTCTTAATTTAAATAAAGAGATGTTAACTTTTCTTAACAATCCTGAAATTTTAAATGAAGAAAAATTTAAGTTTTTAGATGAAGTTTTTGCTGATTATGACAGAGATTTCATTAACTTAATTAAAGTTATGATTGAAAAAAGAAATGTGAATTTATTAGAAAAAGTTTTATCTCACTACTTAAAAATGTCTAATAATGAGCTTAACATTCGTTTTGCAAAAATTATTAGCGCTATGGAAATTAGTGATAAAACTCTTAAATTAATTAAAGAAAAACTAGAAAAATTCTACAATGGTGTAGTTGAAGTAAAAATTGAAATTAACCCAGATTTAATCAGTGGTTTTGAAATTCATATTGGTTCACAAATTATTAGTAGAAATGTTAGTTCAGATTTAATTAATTTTAAAAATTTTATAAATGAAGATAAGGAGGTTTAG
- the atpF gene encoding F0F1 ATP synthase subunit B — MMQNIDLINIPLKVLHDSIDAPNNLEESISERFVGLFPNIPMMIATIISFTLAFIFLTFFLYKPVKKMLKERHDFIQSNIDESIKVKEEAINKTNEANKHLQDAHIQANKIVNDAKVRSEKVIIAYTAKAKLDSKTLLEEAKLDIKAQKREFNEHAKDKIATLAIELAEKIVKKEISRKNHEEIIEDFLKSDITIEDLK; from the coding sequence ATGATGCAAAATATCGATTTAATCAATATACCACTAAAGGTATTACACGATAGTATTGACGCTCCAAATAATCTTGAAGAATCAATTTCAGAGCGTTTTGTAGGATTATTCCCTAATATTCCTATGATGATCGCAACTATAATTTCTTTTACACTTGCATTTATCTTTTTAACATTTTTTCTTTATAAACCAGTTAAGAAAATGTTAAAAGAAAGACATGATTTTATTCAAAGTAATATTGACGAATCAATCAAAGTTAAAGAAGAAGCAATTAATAAAACTAATGAAGCTAATAAACATTTACAAGACGCACATATTCAGGCTAATAAGATTGTTAATGATGCTAAAGTTAGATCTGAAAAAGTTATTATTGCTTATACTGCTAAAGCTAAATTAGATTCTAAAACTTTACTTGAAGAAGCTAAACTTGATATTAAAGCTCAAAAAAGAGAATTTAATGAACATGCTAAAGATAAAATTGCTACTTTAGCAATTGAATTAGCTGAAAAGATTGTTAAAAAAGAAATATCAAGAAAAAATCATGAAGAAATTATTGAAGATTTCCTTAAAAGCGATATTACAATCGAGGATCTTAAATAA
- the atpE gene encoding ATP synthase F0 subunit C, with translation MIYEPIIKLAEETVNNSQSSSGRGLVAIGIGITMIGVIGTGVGQGYAAGKAAEAVGRNPEAEGKIRNMMIVGMAISESSAIYALIIAFLLLFLFK, from the coding sequence ATGATATACGAGCCAATTATTAAATTAGCAGAAGAAACTGTAAATAACTCACAAAGTTCTTCAGGTAGAGGACTTGTAGCTATTGGTATTGGTATTACAATGATTGGGGTTATTGGTACAGGAGTTGGTCAAGGTTATGCTGCTGGAAAAGCAGCTGAAGCTGTTGGACGTAACCCTGAAGCAGAAGGAAAAATCCGTAACATGATGATTGTTGGTATGGCTATTTCTGAATCATCTGCTATTTATGCTTTAATTATTGCCTTTCTTTTATTATTCTTATTCAAATAA
- a CDS encoding F0F1 ATP synthase subunit A: protein MDQIINGIWNTWNQPQLLSLFVTVLVCIIISLVVYFKVKKVKPDQAPKGVALIAEAYVKGIDSQYENTAGEKLPKAKVYIFTLGTFLFIGNWVVIIGLEPVVTSYSVTLTLGLSTFLGIYVVKIVYQKWHMLKNYMNPMNIIGDFSPLISISFRIYGNIIGGATLMFLIYSVCGYVWTLIPGMSNHEWYFFAPFITPLLHLYFDLFGGLIQAYVFSLLTTIYWVSEAVTPEKKTRKNKKIINTNPQLY, encoded by the coding sequence GTGGATCAAATAATTAATGGTATCTGAAACACTTGAAATCAACCACAACTGTTATCACTTTTTGTGACCGTTTTAGTTTGTATTATAATCTCACTTGTGGTTTATTTCAAGGTTAAAAAAGTAAAACCGGATCAAGCACCAAAAGGTGTTGCATTAATTGCTGAAGCATATGTAAAGGGAATTGACAGTCAATATGAAAATACTGCTGGTGAAAAACTTCCAAAAGCAAAAGTTTATATTTTTACCCTAGGTACATTCCTTTTTATAGGTAACTGAGTTGTAATAATTGGTTTAGAACCAGTTGTAACTTCTTATTCAGTTACCCTAACATTGGGACTATCTACTTTTTTAGGTATTTATGTCGTTAAAATTGTTTATCAAAAATGACATATGCTTAAAAATTATATGAATCCTATGAATATTATCGGTGATTTTTCACCTCTAATTTCAATTAGTTTCCGTATTTATGGAAATATCATTGGTGGAGCAACCTTAATGTTCTTGATTTATAGTGTTTGTGGTTATGTATGGACATTAATACCTGGAATGTCAAATCACGAATGATATTTCTTTGCTCCATTTATCACACCTTTATTACACTTATATTTCGACTTGTTCGGGGGATTGATTCAAGCTTATGTATTCTCTTTACTAACCACAATTTACTGAGTTAGCGAAGCGGTAACACCCGAAAAGAAAACTAGAAAAAACAAAAAAATAATAAATACAAATCCGCAATTATATTAG
- the glyA gene encoding serine hydroxymethyltransferase, with amino-acid sequence MYQKIKLNDIDVQNAINNELVRQENHIELIASENYASEDVLKAQGSVLTNKYGEGYPGKRYYGSCENVDIVESLAIERLKKLFNVEYANVQPYSGSVANAAAIASVVPSGGKIMGLSLDCGGHLTHGYKISFSGIFYEAVSYKLDKNGLLDYDEILKQAQIEKPDLIIAGYSAYPRIIDFAKFREICDKVGAKLMVDIAHIAGLIVAGVHPSPVGYADIITSTTHKTLRGARGGVIMTNNPEIAKKVDRWVFPGYQGGPLFHAIAGKAVGFYEALQPGFKIYGENVVKNSKKFAQYFIDKGVKVISNGTDNHLFMIDVNSSYNITGRDAEVILEKFNITINKNSIPFDTLSPTLASGIRLGTAAMTSRDFDKWDELAEIIDYVLSNYNLIVNNDISIQTKVEEIMQKVQEFTKNYPIKKQYF; translated from the coding sequence ATGTATCAAAAAATTAAATTAAATGATATAGATGTGCAAAATGCTATTAATAATGAATTAGTTAGACAAGAAAATCATATTGAATTAATTGCTTCAGAAAACTACGCTTCAGAGGATGTTCTTAAAGCACAAGGTTCAGTTTTAACTAATAAATATGGTGAAGGTTATCCAGGAAAAAGATATTATGGTTCTTGTGAGAATGTAGATATTGTTGAATCTTTAGCAATCGAAAGATTAAAAAAACTTTTTAATGTAGAATATGCAAATGTTCAACCGTACTCTGGAAGTGTCGCTAATGCTGCAGCAATAGCCTCAGTTGTACCAAGTGGTGGAAAAATTATGGGTCTTTCGCTTGATTGTGGTGGTCATTTAACTCATGGGTACAAAATAAGCTTTAGTGGAATTTTCTATGAAGCAGTTTCTTATAAGTTAGATAAAAACGGTTTACTTGATTATGATGAAATTCTTAAGCAAGCCCAAATTGAAAAACCAGATTTAATTATTGCTGGTTACTCAGCGTATCCAAGAATTATAGATTTTGCTAAATTTAGAGAAATTTGTGATAAAGTTGGTGCTAAATTAATGGTTGATATTGCTCATATTGCTGGACTTATTGTTGCTGGAGTACATCCTTCACCAGTAGGTTATGCTGACATCATTACTTCAACAACTCACAAAACTCTTCGTGGAGCTCGTGGAGGGGTTATTATGACTAATAATCCAGAAATAGCTAAAAAAGTTGACCGTTGAGTTTTTCCTGGATATCAAGGCGGACCTCTTTTCCATGCTATTGCAGGTAAAGCCGTTGGTTTTTATGAGGCGTTACAACCAGGATTTAAAATTTATGGAGAAAATGTTGTAAAAAATTCAAAAAAATTTGCTCAATACTTTATAGACAAAGGGGTAAAAGTAATCTCTAATGGAACTGATAATCACTTATTTATGATTGATGTAAATTCAAGTTACAATATCACCGGTAGAGATGCTGAAGTTATTCTTGAAAAATTTAATATTACTATAAATAAAAACTCTATCCCTTTCGATACGCTTTCACCTACTTTGGCAAGTGGAATTAGACTAGGTACTGCAGCTATGACTTCAAGAGATTTTGATAAATGAGATGAATTGGCTGAAATAATTGATTATGTTTTATCTAACTACAATTTAATTGTAAACAATGATATTTCAATACAAACTAAAGTAGAAGAAATTATGCAAAAAGTACAAGAATTTACAAAAAACTATCCTATTAAAAAACAATATTTTTAA
- a CDS encoding phenylalanine--tRNA ligase subunit beta, whose translation MLISLNKLKELLPEINLDTSITKVINSLGFEVESIEKFADVEGLKFGIIKDLYINPNDKRLTVTTVEHNQGTSIIQTTDTILKVGDLVVFFPVGSRKNDFIFSEREIKGIKSEGMFAALSELNYKHELVDKNGDHVLVLPKDFASLNDDPIKKLGLDDYIIDISTTANRNDANSYFTLANEISAYYNKEFNFNFTEVKNSFESNLKVEKKLANELMFFEVKNTNKIDTDLQTRLFLAKHDIDANLGFFVNLTNLTLLYTGATCHVYDSDKIGNKISCDLFTGKTNILGNKEVEVKNALAIYDENGEISLASVMGLEKSKVTDQTVNFAFEIGVFNPSQVRHSAKEIKMQSNSSNQASRVISPEISVRALNFLRTNLAQFNMSNVVNCPENLTKKEIKMNYEKLALYAGVTLNEVKSKFSETLIKLSKLGFEFTDETVKVPNYRYDIEFFEDIIEEIFRFYSYNNFEPVQPNIKPLLTKTRDSLKELIQSNGYQEVRTFSLISKIKNQLNPFNFDNTVSLLTFVSKEREQIRNSIIPSLQEVVEHNQKRKIELLNIFEIGMINYNQFVCGIASTIKNYFEIKQDILNIFKFNNVEFKPFKDNSMIHPNVSAKIYVENKLVGWIGKIHPKSDNTDAFYAEILLEKNTQKVKFSDINYEPLKTIDLTFILNKDEYISQKINEIKNVTNVFDIVQIDEYHKENTKNVTLRIYGTEQEIELINNKYNK comes from the coding sequence ATGTTAATATCGTTAAATAAGCTTAAAGAATTACTACCAGAGATTAATTTAGATACATCAATTACTAAAGTGATTAACAGTTTAGGGTTTGAAGTTGAAAGTATTGAAAAATTTGCAGATGTTGAAGGATTAAAATTCGGTATTATCAAGGATTTATACATCAATCCAAATGATAAACGTTTAACTGTTACAACTGTTGAACATAATCAAGGAACAAGTATTATTCAAACAACAGATACAATTTTAAAAGTTGGTGATTTGGTTGTGTTTTTCCCTGTGGGTTCACGCAAAAATGACTTTATTTTTTCTGAAAGAGAGATTAAAGGTATTAAATCAGAAGGTATGTTTGCTGCGTTAAGTGAGTTAAATTATAAACATGAATTAGTTGACAAAAATGGTGATCATGTTTTAGTTTTACCTAAAGATTTTGCATCATTAAATGATGATCCAATTAAAAAACTTGGTTTAGATGACTATATTATTGACATTAGTACAACTGCAAATAGAAATGATGCTAATTCTTATTTCACCTTAGCAAATGAAATAAGTGCTTACTATAATAAGGAATTTAATTTTAATTTTACAGAAGTAAAAAATTCATTTGAATCAAACTTAAAGGTAGAAAAAAAACTTGCTAATGAACTAATGTTCTTTGAAGTAAAAAATACAAATAAAATTGATACAGATTTACAAACAAGATTATTTTTAGCTAAACATGATATTGATGCTAATTTAGGTTTCTTTGTTAATTTAACTAATCTAACTCTTTTATATACTGGTGCTACTTGTCATGTTTATGATAGTGATAAAATCGGAAATAAAATTTCTTGTGATTTATTTACAGGTAAAACTAATATATTAGGAAACAAAGAAGTTGAAGTTAAAAATGCTTTAGCTATTTATGATGAAAACGGTGAAATTTCATTAGCATCTGTTATGGGACTAGAAAAATCAAAAGTTACTGATCAAACAGTTAATTTTGCTTTTGAAATTGGAGTGTTCAATCCTTCTCAAGTAAGACATAGCGCTAAAGAAATTAAAATGCAATCAAATTCTTCAAATCAAGCTTCTAGAGTAATTAGCCCGGAAATTTCAGTAAGAGCATTAAACTTTTTAAGAACAAACTTAGCACAATTTAATATGTCAAATGTTGTAAATTGTCCAGAAAATTTAACTAAAAAAGAAATTAAAATGAACTATGAAAAACTAGCGCTTTATGCTGGTGTTACATTAAATGAAGTAAAATCAAAATTTAGCGAAACTTTAATTAAACTTTCTAAATTAGGTTTTGAATTCACAGATGAAACCGTTAAAGTTCCTAATTATCGTTATGATATTGAATTTTTTGAAGATATTATTGAAGAGATCTTTAGATTTTATTCATACAATAACTTTGAACCGGTTCAACCTAATATAAAACCATTATTAACTAAAACTAGAGATAGTCTTAAAGAATTAATTCAATCAAATGGATATCAAGAAGTTAGAACTTTTTCATTAATTTCAAAAATTAAAAACCAATTAAATCCATTTAATTTTGATAATACTGTTTCATTACTTACTTTTGTTTCAAAAGAAAGAGAACAAATTAGAAATAGCATTATTCCTTCACTTCAAGAAGTAGTTGAACATAATCAAAAAAGAAAAATTGAATTACTAAACATCTTTGAAATCGGTATGATAAACTACAATCAATTTGTTTGTGGTATTGCTTCAACAATTAAAAATTATTTTGAAATTAAACAAGATATCTTAAATATATTCAAGTTCAATAATGTCGAATTCAAACCATTTAAAGACAATTCTATGATTCATCCAAATGTTTCAGCTAAAATTTATGTTGAAAACAAATTAGTTGGTTGAATTGGAAAAATTCACCCTAAATCTGATAATACTGATGCATTTTATGCAGAAATTTTACTTGAAAAAAATACACAAAAAGTTAAATTTAGTGATATAAATTACGAACCACTAAAAACAATTGACTTGACTTTCATATTAAATAAAGATGAATATATTTCACAAAAAATTAATGAAATTAAAAATGTTACTAATGTTTTTGATATTGTTCAAATTGATGAATATCACAAAGAAAATACAAAAAATGTTACTTTAAGAATTTATGGAACTGAACAAGAAATTGAATTAATTAATAATAAATATAATAAATAG
- a CDS encoding uracil-DNA glycosylase codes for MKDSWLKILQSEGKKEYFQKIITKLSEAEKISEIFPEQTKMFRAFEFFQVNETKVVILGQDPYPTKGFADGLAFSSMNERQRPKTLQNIFIELQKDYPSVSLKSNSLENWAKQGVLLLNTQLTVSQSQANSHKSFGWELFIVEVLKEVEKENKNVIYVALGNQAYETYLKANIKIEKIIRLSHPSPLSYNKSFKDGHLFLKINQKLKELNQSEIDFSTK; via the coding sequence ATGAAAGATAGTTGATTAAAAATTTTACAGTCTGAAGGTAAAAAAGAATATTTCCAAAAAATTATTACAAAACTTTCTGAAGCAGAAAAAATCTCTGAAATTTTTCCTGAGCAAACTAAAATGTTTCGTGCTTTTGAATTTTTTCAGGTTAATGAAACTAAAGTAGTGATTTTGGGTCAAGACCCTTATCCTACCAAAGGTTTTGCAGATGGTTTAGCTTTTAGTTCAATGAATGAAAGGCAAAGACCAAAAACTTTACAAAACATTTTTATTGAACTTCAAAAAGATTATCCATCAGTTTCACTTAAATCAAATTCGTTAGAAAATTGAGCTAAGCAGGGCGTTTTATTGTTAAATACTCAACTTACTGTTAGTCAATCTCAAGCTAATTCTCACAAAAGTTTTGGCTGAGAATTGTTTATAGTTGAAGTTTTAAAAGAAGTTGAAAAAGAAAATAAAAATGTAATTTATGTTGCTTTAGGTAATCAAGCATATGAAACATACTTAAAGGCAAATATTAAAATTGAGAAAATAATTCGTTTATCTCATCCAAGTCCTCTTTCATACAACAAAAGTTTTAAAGATGGACATCTTTTTCTTAAAATAAACCAAAAATTAAAAGAATTAAATCAATCAGAAATTGATTTTAGCACTAAATAA
- the pheS gene encoding phenylalanine--tRNA ligase subunit alpha, giving the protein MQLKLEDINTLEDLKVYKNKVYSEGGEIFELQNQIKTCEPSMKKEIGMKLSKLRNEYEEFFKLAEERVKEISISKKIQSEFIDVTKPTHKVGSLHPITIVENRLKEWFNQHGYFQSEAGEIVSDLYNFERLNIPQDHPARAMHDSLYINSTTLLRTHNTGITAVELERFANKEFSTYAIGKVYRNDEDDATHSHQFTQVDFVSVGKVSFPNLIWTLKSLLSYVFEEELEIRLRPSYFPFTEPSVEVDIFYKNRWIEVLGAGMLHPNVLSAAGYTDKNLNGFAAGVGIERITMIKYGISDIRDLYKNDLRILEQFNNER; this is encoded by the coding sequence ATGCAATTAAAGTTAGAAGATATTAATACTTTAGAAGATTTAAAAGTTTACAAAAATAAAGTTTATTCTGAAGGTGGAGAAATTTTTGAACTTCAAAACCAAATAAAAACTTGTGAACCTTCAATGAAAAAAGAAATTGGAATGAAATTAAGCAAACTAAGAAATGAATATGAAGAGTTTTTTAAATTAGCTGAAGAAAGAGTTAAAGAAATTTCAATTAGTAAAAAAATTCAAAGTGAATTTATTGATGTAACTAAACCAACTCATAAGGTAGGTTCACTTCATCCAATTACTATTGTTGAAAATAGATTGAAAGAGTGATTTAATCAACATGGTTATTTCCAAAGCGAAGCTGGCGAAATAGTAAGTGATCTATATAACTTTGAAAGATTAAATATTCCTCAAGATCACCCAGCTAGAGCAATGCATGATTCACTTTACATTAATTCAACTACTTTACTTAGAACTCACAATACAGGTATTACAGCAGTAGAATTAGAAAGATTTGCTAATAAAGAGTTTTCAACTTACGCTATAGGAAAAGTGTATAGAAATGATGAAGATGATGCAACTCACTCACACCAATTTACTCAAGTAGATTTTGTTAGTGTTGGAAAAGTAAGTTTTCCTAATTTAATTTGAACCTTAAAATCACTTTTAAGTTATGTTTTTGAAGAGGAACTTGAAATTAGATTAAGACCAAGTTATTTTCCATTCACTGAACCTTCAGTTGAAGTCGACATCTTCTACAAAAATAGATGAATCGAAGTTCTTGGAGCTGGTATGTTGCACCCCAATGTTTTAAGTGCTGCTGGTTATACTGATAAAAACTTAAATGGTTTTGCTGCTGGTGTTGGTATTGAAAGAATCACAATGATTAAATATGGTATTTCAGACATAAGAGATTTATATAAAAATGATTTAAGAATTTTGGAGCAATTCAATAATGAAAGATAG
- a CDS encoding replication-associated recombination protein A codes for MYNLANELRPKTLREIIGQENAVHLLKEVAKNKLATSFIFFGESGTGKTSSAVALANDMGLKYSYFNSTIESKNDLLNKIETSDILIIDEIHRLNKDKQDILLSYLEFDKIIVYATTTENPYFRVNPALRSRMQIVQFEKISEDTIAKALEKVVKTHFPDLEIGYEELLDLSRSGAGDYRSALNNLQMLAMINDKKTKVDKELIKKVIPNISFYSDMESSAHYNNLSAFHKSLRGSDPDAALYYGALILKSGDFQGLFRRMLCVAYEDIGLANPNITVRVNLAFEAVEKLGFPEANLPIGFAIVDLALSPKSNSTYKAFSNARNLVDQGKIYPIPNYLRDSHYKSASKLGDGIGYKYPHDFPNNHVKQNYLPKQLLNTKIFEFGTNSNEQKIKQYWEQIKKFNSQE; via the coding sequence ATGTATAACCTAGCCAATGAATTACGTCCTAAGACTCTCAGAGAAATTATAGGACAAGAAAATGCAGTTCATTTACTTAAAGAAGTAGCTAAAAATAAGTTAGCTACTAGTTTTATTTTCTTTGGAGAAAGCGGGACAGGAAAAACTAGTTCTGCAGTTGCTTTGGCTAATGACATGGGTCTTAAATACAGTTACTTTAATTCAACAATCGAATCTAAAAATGATTTATTAAATAAAATTGAAACTAGTGATATTTTGATTATTGACGAAATTCATAGATTAAATAAGGATAAACAAGATATTCTGCTTTCTTATCTAGAGTTTGACAAAATCATTGTCTATGCAACCACAACCGAAAATCCTTATTTTAGAGTGAATCCAGCTTTAAGAAGTAGAATGCAAATAGTTCAATTTGAAAAAATAAGTGAAGATACAATTGCTAAAGCGCTCGAAAAAGTTGTTAAAACCCATTTTCCTGACTTAGAAATAGGTTATGAAGAATTGCTGGATTTAAGCCGCAGTGGAGCCGGAGATTATCGTAGTGCATTAAATAATTTACAAATGTTAGCTATGATAAATGATAAAAAAACTAAAGTTGATAAAGAACTGATTAAAAAAGTTATCCCAAATATAAGTTTTTATAGTGACATGGAATCTAGTGCACATTACAATAATTTAAGTGCTTTTCATAAATCTTTAAGAGGCAGTGACCCAGATGCAGCTTTATATTATGGAGCATTGATTCTTAAAAGCGGTGATTTCCAAGGACTTTTTAGAAGAATGCTTTGTGTGGCTTATGAAGATATAGGTTTAGCTAATCCAAATATAACTGTTAGAGTAAATTTAGCTTTTGAGGCTGTTGAAAAACTAGGTTTTCCTGAAGCTAATTTACCAATAGGTTTTGCCATAGTTGATCTAGCATTAAGTCCTAAAAGTAATTCAACTTACAAAGCTTTTAGTAACGCAAGAAATTTAGTTGACCAAGGAAAAATTTATCCTATTCCAAATTATTTACGTGATTCACATTATAAATCAGCGTCAAAATTAGGTGATGGAATTGGATATAAATATCCACATGATTTTCCAAATAATCACGTAAAACAAAATTATTTACCAAAACAGCTACTTAATACTAAAATTTTTGAATTCGGAACTAATTCAAACGAACAAAAGATTAAACAATACTGAGAACAAATTAAAAAATTTAATAGTCAGGAGTAA
- a CDS encoding ABC transporter ATP-binding protein, with product MSKTIIEIKDLHKEFKNSLVKKDKTEVLKGINLNIKEQQRIALVGKNGSGKTTLAKIIAGYSELTSGEIIYNYDYLISPKESIALQFQNEIELKKPTVKDLYKLLITNFKEILDMEFIKKLYEILQIDNYLKMRYDRLSGGQRKKVDLFFVLYSKPKLLILDEFTAGLDADTKIKVRDIIESYINKYNGTMLLISHDSNEIRKLTNEIYVLKDGVISDHITNIQEKFVNDDDLELFIRDITESIKNIEL from the coding sequence ATGAGTAAAACAATTATTGAAATTAAAGATTTACATAAGGAATTTAAAAATTCATTAGTTAAAAAAGATAAAACCGAAGTTTTAAAAGGAATTAACTTAAATATCAAAGAACAACAAAGAATAGCATTAGTTGGTAAAAACGGTTCAGGTAAAACAACTTTAGCTAAAATCATTGCTGGTTATTCTGAACTAACTAGTGGTGAAATAATTTATAACTATGATTATCTTATTTCACCAAAAGAAAGTATTGCACTTCAATTTCAAAATGAAATAGAATTAAAAAAACCAACTGTTAAAGATTTATATAAACTTTTAATCACTAATTTTAAAGAAATTTTGGATATGGAATTCATCAAAAAACTTTATGAAATTCTTCAAATAGATAACTATCTAAAAATGAGATACGACCGACTCAGTGGTGGGCAAAGAAAAAAAGTTGATTTATTCTTTGTTTTATATTCAAAACCAAAGTTACTTATCCTTGATGAATTTACTGCAGGTCTTGACGCTGATACCAAAATTAAAGTTAGAGATATTATTGAAAGTTATATCAATAAATACAACGGAACAATGCTTTTGATAAGCCATGATTCAAACGAAATTAGAAAATTAACTAATGAGATTTATGTTTTAAAAGATGGTGTTATAAGTGATCATATTACTAATATTCAAGAAAAATTTGTTAATGACGATGATCTTGAACTATTTATTAGAGATATAACTGAAAGTATTAAAAATATTGAATTGTAG
- a CDS encoding IS30 family transposase translates to MQKNKKGTNMIIANIKNSLEKVVCIKTKEKHLPNNHYLIKNSEEEIRILHSKVINNRLLKANQMNILHLNECLRLFKEGKNFSKVSEVIGFQTHTIKKLLKISTTNQGDFVKKYKKVCRNCDQYINYVNYIDFQLIAEHLMLYKSKRTRLHSKTIKNKWRDFIRFWKSEVSYYRKNRFNKDFTKRAIKVSAKALVNKFKKMFPNSFCPTPSTVYKCLKSNEFNLSIDILLFLSVGKYHKKTRKVQKSSLKNAVSIHQRPDEANHRLKEGHFELDTVIGQSKDKNCLVTLLDRKTRKLYVILSRKTSEAVKDALLEMIKVNSIKITTLTVDNGSENVRLHEVISNNNLFKCDAYCSYQKGSIENIHRHIRRFIPKGVSMDKFTNKQIYVMSKRINEYLTLINQ, encoded by the coding sequence GTGCAAAAAAATAAGAAAGGAACCAATATGATTATAGCAAATATTAAAAATTCTCTTGAAAAAGTTGTGTGTATTAAAACTAAAGAAAAACATTTACCAAACAATCACTATTTAATCAAAAATTCTGAAGAAGAAATCAGAATTCTTCATTCAAAAGTTATAAATAACAGATTACTCAAAGCGAATCAAATGAACATTCTTCATTTAAATGAATGCCTAAGATTATTCAAAGAAGGAAAGAATTTTTCTAAAGTTTCAGAAGTGATTGGATTTCAAACACACACCATTAAAAAGTTATTGAAAATTTCAACAACAAATCAAGGTGATTTTGTCAAAAAATATAAAAAAGTTTGTCGCAACTGTGATCAATATATTAATTATGTAAACTATATTGATTTCCAATTAATTGCCGAACATCTTATGCTTTATAAGTCCAAAAGAACAAGACTTCATTCAAAGACTATTAAAAATAAATGAAGAGATTTTATTAGATTTTGAAAATCTGAAGTTAGTTATTATAGGAAAAATAGATTCAATAAAGATTTTACAAAAAGAGCAATCAAAGTTTCAGCTAAAGCTCTTGTTAATAAATTTAAGAAGATGTTTCCTAACAGTTTCTGCCCTACTCCTAGCACTGTATACAAGTGCTTAAAGTCAAATGAGTTTAATTTATCTATAGATATTTTGCTCTTTCTTTCTGTAGGAAAATATCACAAGAAAACTAGAAAAGTTCAAAAAAGTTCTCTTAAAAATGCTGTTAGTATTCATCAAAGGCCTGATGAGGCCAACCATAGATTAAAGGAAGGTCATTTTGAACTTGATACTGTGATTGGACAAAGCAAGGATAAGAATTGTTTGGTAACTTTATTAGATAGAAAAACTAGAAAACTTTATGTAATATTATCACGCAAAACTTCTGAGGCAGTGAAAGATGCTTTACTTGAAATGATTAAAGTTAATTCCATAAAAATAACAACATTAACGGTTGATAACGGCTCCGAGAACGTGCGCTTGCACGAAGTTATTTCTAATAACAATTTGTTTAAATGTGATGCATATTGTTCATACCAAAAAGGTTCAATAGAAAATATCCACAGACACATTAGAAGATTTATTCCTAAGGGTGTGTCTATGGATAAATTCACAAATAAACAAATTTATGTGATGAGCAAAAGAATTAATGAATATTTAACACTTATCAATCAATAA